In one window of Streptomyces sp. NBC_01224 DNA:
- a CDS encoding ice-binding family protein produces MTLLSTTTYFTTAAYAAEAPVGLGTGISYAVLAGSTVTNTVTPTVLNGDLGLSPGSSVTNFPPGLIFGARNVANGPALTAKNDLGIAYNDAAGRTPTGDVTGVDLGGQTFTTGVYNSTSSMALTGTVTLDGGGNSGAVFIFQAASTLITSSASSVRLVNGAQACNVFWQVGSSATIGTFSNFKGSILASESITVQNGTEIQGRALARTSAVTLDNNAITVPSCVGAPGPTGPTGPTGGVGPTGPTGGTGPTGGVGPTGPTGGTGPTGGVGPTGPTGGTGPTGGVGPTGPTGATGPTGPAGPPGGGGKGDHGGGKGKGDHGKDHGKDKGKDKGKGKGDHGKGKGKGKDKGKGKGKGKGDHGKGKGKGKGDHGR; encoded by the coding sequence GTGACTCTGCTGAGCACGACCACGTACTTCACCACCGCCGCGTATGCAGCGGAGGCTCCGGTGGGACTGGGGACCGGCATCAGTTACGCCGTGCTGGCCGGCTCAACGGTCACCAACACGGTCACCCCCACCGTTCTCAACGGAGACCTCGGGCTCAGCCCGGGGAGTTCTGTGACGAACTTCCCGCCCGGTCTCATCTTCGGCGCTCGGAACGTAGCCAACGGTCCTGCTCTCACGGCGAAGAACGACCTGGGCATCGCCTACAACGACGCGGCGGGTCGGACCCCGACAGGGGACGTGACGGGCGTCGACCTCGGAGGACAGACGTTTACGACTGGCGTCTACAACTCCACAAGCTCAATGGCCCTCACTGGGACCGTCACCCTCGACGGAGGGGGGAACTCCGGCGCCGTCTTCATCTTCCAGGCGGCATCGACCTTGATCACAAGCTCGGCGAGCAGCGTCAGACTTGTCAATGGGGCTCAGGCCTGCAACGTGTTCTGGCAGGTGGGCAGCTCCGCCACGATCGGGACGTTCTCCAATTTCAAGGGCAGCATCCTGGCCTCGGAGTCCATCACGGTACAGAACGGCACGGAGATCCAGGGCCGGGCCCTGGCGCGTACTAGCGCGGTCACCCTGGACAACAACGCCATCACCGTGCCGTCCTGCGTCGGGGCGCCCGGGCCGACCGGGCCCACTGGTCCGACGGGCGGTGTCGGACCTACTGGTCCGACGGGTGGCACTGGTCCGACGGGCGGTGTCGGACCTACTGGTCCGACGGGTGGCACTGGTCCGACGGGCGGTGTCGGACCTACTGGTCCGACGGGTGGCACTGGTCCGACGGGCGGTGTCGGACCTACTGGTCCGACGGGCGCTACCGGACCTACTGGTCCGGCAGGACCTCCCGGTGGTGGTGGCAAGGGTGACCACGGTGGTGGCAAGGGCAAGGGCGACCACGGCAAGGACCACGGCAAGGACAAGGGCAAGGACAAGGGCAAGGGCAAGGGCGACCACGGCAAGGGCAAGGGCAAGGGCAAGGATAAGGGCAAGGGCAAGGGCAAGGGCAAGGGCGACCACGGCAAGGGCAAGGGCAAGGGCAAGGGCGACCACGGTAGATAG